The Vibrio tubiashii ATCC 19109 genome has a segment encoding these proteins:
- a CDS encoding DUF3802 family protein, which produces MVVETDGYLALIEHLAFNLDVFASEDGDIGTESVEDVVTDMVASNIMAIFEQNPELHSSVRFQLLKEADSVVEDLGEVLAGVWAKPATNEQIGFLDEYIALVKNLFDSAVAKYD; this is translated from the coding sequence GTGGTTGTTGAAACCGATGGTTACTTGGCTTTAATTGAGCATTTGGCTTTTAATCTGGATGTGTTCGCATCGGAAGATGGCGATATCGGGACGGAAAGCGTGGAAGATGTCGTTACTGATATGGTCGCGAGCAACATTATGGCGATCTTTGAGCAAAACCCGGAATTGCATTCTAGTGTTCGCTTCCAACTACTAAAAGAAGCAGACTCAGTCGTTGAAGATTTAGGTGAAGTCCTTGCTGGTGTTTGGGCAAAACCTGCAACCAACGAACAGATTGGCTTTTTGGACGAGTATATCGCCTTAGTTAAGAATTTATTTGATTCAGCGGTTGCTAAATACGATTAG
- a CDS encoding riboflavin synthase: MFTGIVQGMAEVIAIERKEKFQTHTVKLSQEMGEGLTIGASVAHNGCCLTVTKINGDLLDFDLMQATLALTNLGELKVGASVNIERAAKFGDEIGGHSMSGHISLMGEVVDVIDTPNNRTIWFSIPAEMIKYVLAKGYIGLDGCSLTIGEVEENRFSVHLIPETLERTLFGQRKIGDKINVEFDPQTQAIVDTVERVLASRV, from the coding sequence ATGTTCACAGGAATTGTTCAGGGAATGGCGGAAGTCATTGCCATAGAGAGAAAAGAAAAATTTCAGACTCACACAGTTAAGCTATCGCAGGAAATGGGTGAGGGATTAACCATCGGTGCTTCAGTTGCTCACAATGGCTGTTGCCTTACAGTGACCAAGATTAATGGTGATTTGCTCGACTTTGATCTTATGCAGGCTACATTAGCACTGACCAATCTCGGCGAGCTCAAAGTCGGGGCCTCAGTGAATATTGAGCGTGCTGCCAAATTTGGCGATGAGATTGGTGGGCACTCTATGTCTGGTCATATCTCATTGATGGGAGAGGTCGTTGACGTTATTGATACGCCTAACAACCGAACTATTTGGTTTAGTATCCCAGCTGAAATGATCAAATATGTGCTAGCCAAAGGCTACATCGGGCTAGATGGATGTTCTTTAACCATTGGTGAAGTTGAAGAGAACCGTTTCTCGGTCCACCTAATTCCAGAAACGTTAGAAAGAACACTGTTTGGTCAACGAAAAATTGGGGATAAGATTAATGTTGAGTTTGATCCTCAAACTCAAGCAATTGTTGATACTGTAGAGCGAGTATTAGCAAGTAGGGTTTAA
- a CDS encoding MATE family efflux transporter has protein sequence MHRYKTEANTLIKLATPVLIASVAQTGMGFVDTVMAGGVSATDMAAVSIAASIWLPSILFGVGLLMALVPVVAQLNGSGRQHKVPFEIQQGIAMALLISVPIGAVLLQTKSILGLMDVEPLMGQKTIGYMHAVIFAVPAFLLFQALRSLTDGMSLTKPAMVIGFIGLLLNIPLNWIFVYGKFGAPALGGVGCGVATAIVYWVMFAMLLFYVMTSERLAKVKVFERFHKPDIKALIRLFKLGFPVAAAMFFEVTLFAVVALLVAPLGPLVVAAHQVAINFSSLVFMLPMSVGAATSIRVGHRLGEANVEGATIASRVGLLVAVALALITALLTVLFREQVALLYTDNKAVIELALQLLLLAAVYQVTDAVQVVAAGALRGYKDMAAIFNRTFIAYWILGLPLGYILAMTDWIVEPMGAHGFWMGFIIGLSAAAIMLGIRLRWMHRLSDEVQLELASK, from the coding sequence TTGCATCGCTATAAAACAGAAGCCAATACATTAATAAAATTAGCGACCCCTGTACTTATTGCTTCAGTAGCACAAACAGGTATGGGCTTCGTCGATACGGTAATGGCCGGCGGCGTGAGTGCTACCGATATGGCCGCCGTTTCGATTGCTGCAAGCATTTGGCTACCTTCTATCTTATTTGGAGTCGGGCTATTAATGGCGTTGGTGCCCGTTGTTGCCCAACTTAATGGTTCCGGTAGGCAACATAAAGTGCCATTTGAGATTCAACAAGGGATCGCAATGGCTTTGCTTATTTCGGTGCCTATTGGCGCGGTGTTACTGCAAACCAAATCCATTTTGGGATTAATGGACGTTGAGCCATTAATGGGGCAGAAAACCATCGGCTACATGCACGCCGTGATCTTCGCAGTACCCGCCTTTTTGCTATTTCAAGCTTTGCGCAGCTTAACCGATGGTATGTCTCTAACCAAACCCGCGATGGTGATTGGGTTTATTGGTCTTTTGCTTAATATTCCCCTTAACTGGATCTTCGTATACGGTAAATTTGGTGCGCCTGCGTTAGGCGGTGTTGGCTGTGGTGTCGCAACCGCTATTGTTTATTGGGTAATGTTCGCGATGTTACTGTTTTATGTCATGACATCCGAACGTCTTGCTAAAGTAAAGGTATTTGAGCGATTCCATAAGCCAGACATTAAAGCTCTGATTCGTTTGTTTAAGCTTGGGTTCCCAGTCGCAGCCGCAATGTTTTTCGAAGTAACCCTATTTGCGGTTGTCGCTCTGCTTGTTGCACCACTGGGGCCATTAGTGGTTGCGGCGCATCAGGTAGCGATTAACTTTTCATCCTTGGTGTTCATGTTACCAATGAGTGTTGGCGCTGCCACTAGCATTCGTGTCGGGCACCGCCTTGGTGAAGCAAACGTAGAAGGCGCAACAATTGCTTCAAGAGTCGGTCTGCTAGTTGCAGTCGCATTGGCTCTAATCACCGCCCTACTAACTGTACTGTTTAGGGAGCAAGTCGCTCTACTATACACAGATAACAAAGCCGTCATTGAGTTAGCACTTCAGCTTCTTCTATTAGCAGCCGTTTATCAGGTGACGGATGCCGTGCAAGTTGTCGCGGCAGGCGCGCTGCGTGGATATAAAGACATGGCTGCGATATTCAATCGTACTTTCATTGCCTACTGGATTCTTGGCTTACCACTTGGCTATATCCTTGCGATGACAGATTGGATTGTTGAACCAATGGGCGCTCACGGATTCTGGATGGGCTTTATAATTGGTCTCTCCGCAGCGGCAATTATGCTTGGTATTCGTTTACGCTGGATGCACAGGCTAAGTGATGAAGTTCAACTTGAGCTAGCGTCAAAATAA
- a CDS encoding STAS domain-containing protein, with product MELRKIETNDTIVTWVINGNLDADGSRHAQPHIDEILAENSSREIEIDFSQVQFLDSSGVGAIVYLYKRLVERQRNMRIENVSGQPLEIMNLLRINQAIPVNSQTH from the coding sequence ATGGAACTTCGTAAAATTGAAACTAACGACACAATCGTAACTTGGGTAATTAACGGCAATCTAGATGCAGACGGTAGCCGACATGCCCAGCCACACATCGACGAGATTCTTGCGGAGAACTCTTCTCGTGAAATTGAAATCGACTTCAGCCAAGTTCAATTTCTCGATTCGTCTGGCGTTGGCGCTATCGTTTACCTCTACAAACGTCTTGTCGAACGTCAACGCAATATGCGCATCGAAAACGTCTCTGGTCAACCATTAGAGATTATGAACTTGCTCAGAATTAACCAAGCTATACCGGTTAACTCTCAAACTCACTAA
- a CDS encoding CPXCG motif-containing cysteine-rich protein encodes MRKYTEKMVSCPHCGHSIGITLDASNGSQNFYDDCPACCHAIHLSMTVDEQMDKIELLVDADDEQIF; translated from the coding sequence ATGCGAAAATATACAGAGAAGATGGTTTCATGCCCTCACTGCGGACATTCAATTGGAATTACATTAGATGCTTCAAACGGTAGCCAAAATTTTTACGATGACTGCCCAGCATGTTGTCACGCGATTCACTTAAGTATGACGGTTGACGAGCAGATGGATAAAATCGAACTCCTCGTGGATGCAGATGACGAACAGATTTTTTAA
- a CDS encoding fructosamine kinase family protein produces MWQAISKQLSETLMFSYDIVEKEKVQGGDISDCYMVSDGEQRYFVKLNKRDFLPKFDIEAENIRILRESNTVFVPELILTGKSKEHSFIILNYLPTKPLDDSKNSYAFGQQLARLHQWGEQKEYGFDQDNYIGATLQPNKWNRKWSRFFSEQRIGWQLQLLREKGINLVDINEFTQLVHDRLANHQPKPSLLHGDLWHGNAANSVFGPICYDPACYWGDRECDIAMTELFEGFQPEFYQGYESVAPLDFSYSERKDIYNLYHVLNHYNQFGGHYLDQSERLIKQILSY; encoded by the coding sequence ATGTGGCAGGCCATTTCTAAGCAGCTTTCCGAAACCTTGATGTTTTCTTATGACATTGTAGAAAAAGAAAAAGTCCAAGGTGGTGATATTAGTGATTGCTATATGGTTTCAGACGGTGAGCAACGCTACTTTGTAAAACTCAACAAGCGAGATTTTCTGCCTAAGTTTGATATAGAAGCGGAAAACATCCGTATATTGCGCGAAAGTAACACCGTTTTTGTCCCTGAGTTAATCCTTACAGGCAAGTCCAAAGAACACTCTTTTATCATTCTCAACTATTTACCTACTAAGCCTCTTGATGACAGTAAGAACAGTTATGCGTTTGGCCAGCAATTAGCCCGCTTACATCAGTGGGGCGAGCAAAAAGAGTATGGTTTCGACCAAGACAACTATATCGGTGCTACTCTCCAGCCTAACAAGTGGAACCGCAAGTGGTCTCGATTTTTCTCAGAACAACGAATCGGTTGGCAACTCCAACTGCTGAGAGAAAAAGGCATCAATCTCGTCGATATCAACGAGTTTACCCAACTAGTCCATGATAGATTAGCTAACCACCAACCTAAGCCTTCATTGCTCCACGGCGACTTATGGCATGGCAATGCTGCAAATTCTGTATTTGGCCCTATTTGTTATGATCCAGCGTGTTATTGGGGCGATCGTGAGTGTGACATTGCAATGACCGAGTTATTCGAAGGGTTCCAACCGGAGTTTTATCAAGGTTATGAAAGTGTTGCTCCGTTAGACTTTAGCTACAGCGAACGAAAAGACATTTATAACCTTTATCATGTGCTCAATCATTACAATCAATTTGGTGGTCACTATTTGGACCAATCAGAAAGACTGATAAAGCAAATACTTTCATACTAA
- a CDS encoding DNA ligase, which produces MNIRLSLVAVSVMSAMMGTAQARDVAADFLPVTLAASYEANIDVSDYWKSEKLDGIRAIWNGNKLITRNGNPISAPHWFTEALPDYPLEGELWAGRGNFHLVQQTVLDKVPNDASWKKIKFMLFDVPHSAGDYKKRYFNLVHLVNSLERDHIRYIEHTPILDEQELFSYLDSVDSSKGEGLMLRKICSRYQAGRSSDLLKLKKHQDAEALVIGYKVGNGKYKGQMGALLVQLESGEQFYIGSGFSDVQRMNPPEIGSKITFRYNGYTSSGLPRFARYMRERPE; this is translated from the coding sequence ATGAACATCAGACTGTCGCTAGTCGCTGTAAGTGTAATGTCTGCAATGATGGGAACAGCACAAGCAAGAGACGTCGCTGCGGATTTTTTGCCAGTAACGCTTGCCGCCTCATACGAGGCAAACATAGATGTATCAGATTACTGGAAAAGTGAAAAGCTAGACGGGATTCGTGCGATTTGGAATGGTAATAAGCTGATTACACGAAATGGAAATCCGATATCAGCACCGCACTGGTTTACAGAGGCGCTGCCAGACTACCCACTAGAAGGAGAGTTGTGGGCGGGGCGTGGGAATTTTCATTTAGTTCAGCAAACAGTGTTAGATAAGGTTCCCAACGATGCCAGTTGGAAAAAAATTAAGTTTATGCTGTTTGATGTCCCGCACTCTGCTGGCGACTATAAGAAGCGCTACTTCAATCTAGTGCATTTAGTCAATTCACTTGAACGCGATCATATTCGTTACATCGAACACACGCCGATTTTGGATGAGCAAGAGCTATTTAGTTATCTGGATTCTGTCGATAGCTCAAAAGGTGAAGGGTTAATGCTACGAAAGATATGTAGTCGATATCAAGCAGGTCGCAGCAGCGATTTATTAAAACTGAAAAAGCATCAGGATGCGGAAGCGCTCGTTATTGGTTATAAAGTTGGCAATGGCAAGTATAAAGGACAGATGGGGGCTTTACTTGTACAGCTTGAATCAGGAGAGCAGTTCTACATAGGTAGTGGCTTTAGTGATGTACAGAGAATGAATCCACCTGAGATTGGTTCAAAAATCACTTTCCGCTATAACGGCTACACCAGTAGTGGTTTGCCTAGATTTGCGAGATACATGAGAGAGCGACCAGAGTAG